One genomic window of Syngnathoides biaculeatus isolate LvHL_M chromosome 13, ASM1980259v1, whole genome shotgun sequence includes the following:
- the LOC133511290 gene encoding monocyte chemotactic protein 1B-like, producing the protein MTALNLVSLLLVAVMLPGTFARGGLPSCCRKTTDTKVDREQLTNYYIQQPPCCPLHAVVFITLKRKRICADNSSLWTQKSMAYLDRKNDLSRQQTLEVQ; encoded by the exons ATGACAGCCCTTAACTTGGTCTCCCTTTTGCTGGTGGCCGTCATGCTACCTGGCACCTTCGCTCGAG GTGGATTACCGAGTTGTTGTCGCAAAACTACAGACACGAAAGTCGATCGAGAACAGCTGACCAACTATTACATCCAACAACCTCCGTGTTGTCCTTTGCACGCTGTGGT TTTCATCACattaaaaagaaagagaatCTGCGCCGACAATTCCAGCTTGTGGACGCAGAAAAGCATGGCGTACCTCGACAGAAAGAACGACCTTTCCCGACAGCAGACACTTGAAGTGCAGTGA